A window from Leuconostoc mesenteroides subsp. mesenteroides encodes these proteins:
- the mntH gene encoding Mn(2+) uptake NRAMP transporter MntH, with the protein MQDSTSVNPKHHLVEKTDDDLSLGDVNSSIEVPVNGSFWRKLLAFSGPGALVAVGYMDPGNWVTSVAGGAQYRYTLLSIVLISSLIAMMLQYMAGKLGIVKQEDLAQATRDRTNKVGGFILWIMTELALIATDIAEVIGGAIALHLLFGWSMIASVLTTAFDVILLLLLMKFGFRKIEAIVMTLIITILVIFAYLVILSKPQLASMFGGYLPQLQTLSTHTPIGGGDSQLTLTLGIIGATVMPHNLYLHSSISQTRKVDRSNKAELKEAVRFMTWDSNIQLSLAFVINSLLLILGAALFFGHADQVGTFGSMYNALKDNSIAGAIASPILSTLFAVALLASGQNSTITGTLTGEIVMEGFLHLRIPMWLRRVVTRGLALIPVVAFTLIYGGSEGKLDDLMVQSQVFLSIALPFTMAPLIYFTSSKKIMGEEFANPKWIAILGWIAFAILTYLNIRLVVQQLMGA; encoded by the coding sequence ATGCAAGATTCTACAAGTGTTAATCCAAAGCACCACCTTGTCGAGAAGACAGATGATGATTTGAGTTTGGGAGATGTTAATAGCTCCATTGAGGTACCAGTAAATGGTTCTTTTTGGCGTAAGTTGTTGGCATTTTCTGGTCCCGGAGCCTTAGTGGCTGTTGGTTATATGGATCCAGGTAACTGGGTTACTTCGGTAGCTGGTGGTGCGCAATATCGTTATACATTGCTGTCTATTGTTTTAATTTCTAGTTTAATCGCTATGATGCTACAGTACATGGCCGGTAAGTTGGGAATTGTTAAGCAAGAAGACTTAGCACAAGCTACACGTGATCGTACAAACAAAGTTGGTGGATTCATTTTATGGATTATGACAGAGCTAGCTTTAATTGCGACGGATATAGCTGAAGTTATTGGAGGGGCTATAGCACTTCATCTATTGTTCGGTTGGTCAATGATAGCATCTGTTTTGACAACCGCCTTTGATGTTATTTTGTTGCTATTGTTGATGAAATTTGGTTTCCGTAAGATTGAAGCTATTGTCATGACATTGATTATTACTATTTTGGTTATTTTTGCCTATCTAGTTATTTTATCAAAACCACAATTGGCATCAATGTTTGGTGGCTATTTACCTCAATTACAAACTTTGAGTACGCACACGCCAATCGGTGGTGGTGATTCTCAGTTAACGTTAACATTAGGAATTATCGGTGCTACTGTTATGCCGCATAATTTGTACTTGCATTCATCAATATCACAAACACGTAAAGTAGACAGAAGTAACAAGGCAGAACTTAAAGAAGCTGTTCGCTTCATGACTTGGGATTCAAATATTCAATTATCATTGGCTTTTGTTATCAACTCATTGTTGTTAATCTTGGGTGCAGCATTATTCTTTGGACACGCTGATCAAGTTGGTACTTTTGGTTCGATGTATAATGCTTTGAAAGATAATTCAATTGCCGGTGCTATTGCATCACCAATTCTATCAACATTGTTTGCTGTTGCTTTGCTCGCTTCAGGACAAAACTCAACAATCACTGGAACACTTACTGGTGAAATTGTCATGGAAGGTTTCTTACACTTGCGCATTCCAATGTGGCTGCGTCGTGTCGTTACTCGTGGTTTGGCATTGATACCAGTTGTTGCTTTCACACTGATTTATGGTGGTTCTGAAGGAAAATTAGATGACTTGATGGTTCAATCACAAGTGTTCCTATCAATTGCTTTGCCATTTACTATGGCCCCATTGATTTATTTTACTTCTTCAAAGAAAATTATGGGAGAAGAGTTTGCTAATCCAAAGTGGATTGCAATTTTAGGATGGATTGCATTTGCTATTCTGACTTACCTAAATATTCGACTTGTCGTACAACAATTAATGGGCGCTTAA
- a CDS encoding metalloregulator ArsR/SmtB family transcription factor → MKKEAIIELEKIFKLLGNKQRLIILELLRDRSYSVSEIINSLGMEQSAVSHQLKLLREAQLVETEKRGREVLYGLSDSHILILLDNALKHVSHTIIGNVNDTIR, encoded by the coding sequence ATGAAAAAAGAAGCCATTATAGAACTTGAAAAAATATTTAAACTACTAGGCAATAAGCAACGTCTGATTATTTTAGAATTACTCAGAGATCGCTCCTATAGTGTTTCAGAAATTATTAACTCTTTAGGTATGGAGCAATCTGCTGTGTCACATCAATTGAAATTATTGCGTGAAGCGCAACTTGTTGAAACAGAAAAACGTGGACGTGAAGTACTGTATGGGTTAAGTGACTCGCACATTTTAATTCTATTAGATAATGCACTTAAGCATGTGAGTCACACCATTATAGGAAATGTTAATGATACAATTCGTTAA
- the ychF gene encoding redox-regulated ATPase YchF: MALTAGIVGLPNVGKSTLFNAITKAGAEMANYPFATIEPNVGMVEVPDNRLARIQEVVPADKIIPTTFEFTDIAGIVKGASQGEGLGNKFLENIRQVNAIVHVVRAFDGDEIIHVNGVVDPLDDIETINTELILADLEAVDKRYAKVARAAKGNDKNAKAEFAVLEKIKPVLEAGKSARTITFTEEEQKIVKGLFLLTTKPILYVANLAEDDMADPMGSKYFNQIKDFAATEGADVIGLSANAEEEIAQLPEEEKAEFLEMAGVEEAGLNKLIRAAYHLLDLRTFFTAGGKETRAWTFTAGSKAPQAAGVIHSDFERGFIRAETIAFSDLDELGSVKAVKEAGKLRSEGKEYVVQDGDIIEFRFNV, translated from the coding sequence ATGGCACTAACTGCTGGAATCGTCGGCTTACCAAACGTCGGCAAATCAACACTATTTAATGCAATTACTAAAGCTGGTGCTGAAATGGCAAACTATCCGTTTGCCACGATAGAACCAAATGTTGGCATGGTAGAAGTACCAGATAATCGCTTAGCGCGTATTCAGGAAGTTGTACCTGCTGATAAAATTATTCCAACCACGTTTGAATTTACCGATATTGCTGGTATTGTTAAAGGCGCTTCTCAAGGAGAAGGTTTAGGGAATAAATTTTTAGAAAATATTCGTCAAGTGAATGCCATTGTACATGTTGTACGAGCATTTGATGGGGATGAAATTATTCATGTGAATGGGGTAGTTGACCCGCTAGATGACATTGAAACAATCAATACTGAATTAATTTTGGCTGACTTAGAAGCTGTCGACAAGCGTTATGCTAAAGTTGCACGTGCAGCAAAAGGAAATGACAAGAATGCTAAGGCTGAGTTTGCTGTACTAGAAAAAATCAAACCTGTTCTTGAAGCGGGTAAGTCTGCTCGAACGATTACATTTACTGAAGAAGAGCAAAAAATCGTTAAAGGCCTGTTCTTATTGACAACAAAACCTATTTTATATGTTGCCAATTTAGCTGAAGATGATATGGCAGATCCGATGGGCTCAAAGTACTTTAATCAAATCAAAGATTTTGCGGCTACTGAAGGAGCTGATGTAATTGGTTTGTCTGCTAACGCAGAAGAAGAAATTGCGCAATTGCCAGAAGAAGAAAAAGCCGAATTTTTAGAAATGGCTGGAGTAGAGGAAGCTGGCTTAAATAAGTTGATTCGAGCAGCCTATCACCTATTAGACCTACGAACCTTTTTCACTGCAGGTGGTAAAGAAACTCGAGCATGGACCTTCACCGCGGGATCAAAGGCACCACAAGCTGCTGGTGTGATACATTCCGATTTTGAAAGAGGATTTATCCGTGCAGAAACGATTGCGTTCTCTGATCTTGATGAGTTAGGGTCTGTTAAGGCAGTCAAAGAAGCTGGTAAATTACGTTCAGAAGGTAAGGAATACGTTGTACAGGACGGCGATATCATTGAATTCCGTTTCAACGTGTAA
- a CDS encoding DUF951 family protein, whose translation MAIVPDYKLHDIVEMKKPHACGTNSWEITRIGADIKLSCTNCGRGIMMSRFDFNKRIKKILQVANQKEE comes from the coding sequence ATGGCAATCGTACCGGACTATAAACTTCATGATATCGTTGAGATGAAAAAGCCACACGCTTGCGGCACCAATTCTTGGGAAATTACACGTATTGGTGCTGATATTAAGTTGTCATGCACAAATTGCGGTAGAGGTATTATGATGTCACGTTTTGATTTTAACAAACGAATAAAAAAAATTTTACAAGTAGCAAATCAGAAAGAAGAATAA
- a CDS encoding AAA family ATPase produces MAQIIVLANQKGGVGKTTTSINLGAALAQAGQRVLLVDIDAQGNATSGSGVDKSSLEHDSYDVIVEQTPLHEVIIATDNYDLVPATIQLSGAEIELAKQSKREYRLKAALEAVRDDYDFILIDNPPALGLMTVNAFTAADAILIPVQTEFYALEGLGQLLNTIELVRQQFNPDLDVAGILLTMYDGRTNLAKQVAQEVRSYFDDKVYDTIIPRSVRLSEAPSYGQAIIDFDPRSVGAQMYNNLAQEVLKQYGK; encoded by the coding sequence ATGGCGCAAATAATTGTATTAGCTAATCAAAAAGGTGGTGTGGGTAAAACAACAACCAGTATTAACTTAGGCGCAGCATTAGCACAAGCTGGACAACGTGTGCTACTGGTTGATATTGATGCACAAGGAAATGCTACAAGTGGTTCGGGTGTTGATAAATCTTCATTAGAGCACGATAGTTATGATGTAATTGTTGAACAAACGCCACTACACGAAGTAATCATAGCCACCGATAATTATGACCTAGTCCCAGCCACCATTCAATTGTCAGGTGCTGAGATTGAACTTGCTAAGCAATCGAAACGTGAGTATCGTTTGAAAGCGGCGCTTGAAGCAGTGCGTGATGATTATGACTTCATTTTAATTGATAATCCGCCAGCTTTAGGATTAATGACTGTTAATGCATTTACAGCTGCTGATGCCATTCTGATACCCGTACAGACTGAATTTTATGCTCTAGAAGGTCTAGGGCAATTACTAAATACGATTGAACTTGTTCGGCAGCAGTTTAATCCAGATCTTGATGTTGCTGGTATTTTGTTGACAATGTACGATGGACGGACAAACCTTGCTAAACAAGTAGCCCAAGAAGTGCGTAGTTATTTTGATGATAAGGTTTATGATACAATCATCCCGCGTTCCGTACGCCTGAGTGAAGCACCATCTTATGGGCAAGCAATTATTGATTTTGATCCGCGAAGCGTGGGTGCACAAATGTACAACAATCTCGCACAGGAGGTTCTGAAACAATATGGTAAGTAA
- a CDS encoding universal stress protein, with product MSELNLNIEPTQFKNILVGVDESEQGYFALANAIHQASEDGAKLIIATILEMGDLSTIEALHLDFIKEKRAEFEANLIRYKEYALSKGATNVETVFEDGSKAGEVLVQKIAPQVGADLIIVGAHSREGFWGSLGSQASYIARHARVSSMVARKEN from the coding sequence ATGAGTGAATTAAACTTAAACATCGAACCAACACAATTTAAGAACATCTTAGTCGGTGTTGATGAATCAGAACAAGGTTACTTTGCTTTGGCAAATGCGATTCATCAAGCTAGCGAAGATGGCGCCAAATTGATCATAGCAACAATTCTTGAAATGGGTGACCTGTCAACAATTGAGGCACTACACCTTGACTTTATCAAGGAAAAACGTGCCGAATTTGAAGCTAACCTAATTCGCTACAAAGAATATGCATTGTCAAAAGGGGCTACGAACGTTGAAACAGTTTTCGAAGATGGTTCTAAAGCTGGAGAAGTGTTAGTCCAGAAAATTGCACCGCAAGTAGGTGCTGATTTGATTATTGTGGGTGCGCATTCTCGTGAAGGCTTCTGGGGATCATTAGGATCCCAAGCGTCTTACATTGCTCGTCATGCGAGAGTATCTTCAATGGTTGCACGTAAAGAAAATTAA
- a CDS encoding ParB/RepB/Spo0J family partition protein, which translates to MVSKKGGLGKGMNSLFGANNVSKEAVEHTKVVTKEQEATEQVVKLPLKDIKPNPFQPRHYFDESKLKELSASITENGVLTPIIVRQIGQKFEIIAGERRVRASKLSGLKSISAIVRHVDDDTMAALALIENLQRDDLDAIEEAQAFDALMSRLQMTQAEIAEKVGKDRATVANLLRLLKLPESVQVLIQNGELSMGQARALLGLKKKTQIEKVAETVVSRGLNVRQVENLVRQMNEGVREPNTKEISPFVVALSDQLEEKFGTKVKVNAGPKGNGKIEINYISNEDLSRILALLDIEVD; encoded by the coding sequence ATGGTAAGTAAAAAAGGCGGACTTGGTAAGGGCATGAATTCACTTTTTGGTGCAAATAATGTGTCCAAAGAAGCCGTTGAACATACAAAGGTCGTTACTAAAGAACAAGAAGCAACGGAACAAGTCGTTAAGTTACCATTAAAAGATATTAAACCTAATCCGTTTCAACCGCGGCATTACTTTGACGAAAGTAAGCTAAAAGAATTATCGGCATCTATCACAGAAAATGGTGTTTTGACACCAATTATTGTGCGTCAAATTGGTCAGAAATTTGAAATTATTGCTGGTGAGCGCCGTGTTCGTGCTTCAAAATTATCTGGTTTGAAATCAATTTCAGCTATTGTACGCCACGTCGATGATGATACGATGGCAGCATTGGCATTAATCGAAAATTTGCAACGCGATGATTTAGACGCTATCGAAGAAGCACAAGCTTTTGACGCACTTATGTCACGTTTACAAATGACACAGGCAGAAATAGCTGAAAAAGTCGGTAAGGATCGCGCAACAGTCGCTAACCTACTGCGTTTATTGAAATTACCTGAATCTGTACAAGTACTGATTCAAAATGGCGAGTTATCAATGGGACAGGCTCGGGCATTACTAGGGTTAAAAAAGAAGACGCAAATTGAAAAGGTAGCAGAAACGGTTGTCTCCCGTGGATTGAATGTGCGTCAAGTGGAGAACTTGGTCAGGCAAATGAATGAGGGTGTACGTGAACCCAATACGAAAGAAATTTCACCTTTTGTTGTTGCGCTATCTGATCAACTGGAAGAAAAGTTTGGGACCAAGGTCAAAGTCAACGCGGGTCCTAAGGGAAATGGTAAAATTGAAATTAATTATATTTCAAATGAAGACTTAAGTCGTATTTTGGCATTGTTAGATATTGAGGTGGACTAA
- the rsmG gene encoding 16S rRNA (guanine(527)-N(7))-methyltransferase RsmG — MTNEDFIEALSSGGIDLTTQQVRQFERYYELLVATNGHVNLTAITEKKDVYLKHFYDSLTVALYEQKLKNSESTLIDIGTGAGFPSLPLKIAFPDLKITMVDALKKRVNFLQEVVDTLGLTGVEIVHGRAEDIGQNPKYRENFDYATARAVARTSVLAEYTLPFVKIGGKFLVMKGSAAHQELLDGQKALAMLGGQVNEEFVFTLPNGDQRYIQTVDKKNKTPKKYPRQAGTPSKKPIS, encoded by the coding sequence TTGACAAACGAAGACTTCATCGAAGCATTAAGTAGTGGTGGTATAGATTTAACAACACAGCAGGTTCGGCAATTTGAACGTTATTACGAGTTGTTGGTTGCAACCAATGGACATGTTAACTTAACGGCTATTACTGAAAAAAAAGATGTGTACTTAAAACATTTTTATGATTCTTTAACTGTAGCATTGTATGAACAAAAGTTAAAAAATTCTGAAAGCACTTTAATTGATATTGGTACAGGCGCAGGTTTTCCGTCATTACCCTTGAAAATAGCCTTTCCAGACTTGAAGATTACAATGGTTGATGCGCTAAAAAAACGTGTTAATTTTTTGCAGGAAGTAGTTGATACGCTCGGCTTAACTGGCGTAGAAATTGTTCACGGGCGCGCAGAAGATATCGGACAAAATCCCAAGTATCGGGAAAATTTTGATTATGCAACAGCGCGAGCAGTTGCCCGTACTAGTGTGTTAGCTGAATATACATTACCTTTTGTTAAGATTGGTGGCAAGTTCTTAGTCATGAAGGGATCAGCTGCTCATCAAGAGCTCCTCGATGGCCAAAAAGCATTAGCTATGCTTGGCGGTCAAGTTAACGAGGAGTTTGTATTTACACTACCAAATGGCGATCAACGCTATATACAAACAGTAGATAAAAAAAATAAAACACCTAAAAAATACCCTAGGCAAGCTGGAACACCAAGCAAAAAGCCAATCTCATAA
- the rihC gene encoding ribonucleoside hydrolase RihC, giving the protein MTIPLIFDTDPGIDDAAAIAILLTNDEFEVRLITSVAGNVSVDKTTNNVLKLTHYFNRPDVKVARGAEKPLVKPFKDASNIHGKSGMPGYEFGEISTKTVSEKAVDAIHETLNSYDGQTTLVAVGAFTNIANLIQKYPQDIQKIERLVVMGGSLTGGNLTSVAEFNVFTDPDAAKIVFESDLDITMIGLDVTEKALLTKQSMSELLQMNETGKMLMGLFGHYQDGSAAGGKPMHDVNTLYYLLHPEKYQLEDLWVDVVTDGPAIGATVADILHSTHSQTNVHVAKDIDVPAFNAWYLLQISGISDGNINAGRLEN; this is encoded by the coding sequence ATGACGATTCCACTTATTTTTGATACTGATCCTGGCATTGATGATGCAGCAGCCATTGCTATTTTATTAACTAATGATGAATTTGAAGTGCGCCTGATTACGTCCGTTGCTGGTAATGTATCTGTTGATAAAACAACAAACAATGTTTTAAAATTAACACACTATTTTAATCGACCAGACGTTAAGGTGGCTCGTGGTGCTGAGAAACCATTGGTCAAACCATTTAAGGATGCATCAAATATTCATGGGAAAAGCGGAATGCCGGGTTATGAATTCGGCGAGATTTCCACCAAGACTGTAAGTGAAAAAGCTGTAGATGCCATTCATGAAACGTTGAATAGCTATGATGGTCAAACAACATTAGTAGCTGTTGGTGCATTCACTAATATCGCCAACTTGATCCAAAAGTACCCACAAGACATACAGAAAATAGAGCGATTAGTCGTAATGGGTGGTTCGCTTACCGGTGGGAATTTAACATCAGTGGCTGAGTTTAACGTGTTTACAGATCCAGACGCAGCAAAAATTGTTTTTGAAAGTGATTTGGATATTACAATGATTGGGCTTGACGTTACTGAAAAAGCATTGTTAACTAAACAATCTATGTCTGAATTACTTCAGATGAATGAGACTGGAAAAATGTTGATGGGACTGTTTGGACACTATCAAGACGGTTCTGCTGCTGGTGGTAAACCAATGCACGATGTCAATACGCTTTATTACTTACTACACCCTGAAAAATATCAGTTAGAAGATTTATGGGTTGATGTGGTGACAGATGGACCAGCGATTGGTGCCACGGTAGCTGATATTCTGCATAGTACGCATAGTCAGACGAATGTTCATGTTGCCAAGGATATCGATGTACCCGCATTCAATGCTTGGTATTTACTACAAATCTCGGGCATTTCTGATGGAAATATTAATGCTGGAAGGCTTGAAAATTAA